The Candidatus Binataceae bacterium genome has a window encoding:
- a CDS encoding Hpt domain-containing protein, with amino-acid sequence MALAELVDLFLADLPERLAAIRAATERADAPALALHAHALRSSAGNFGAEALDRICALLEQAGRDHATEKACATLVELADEAERVRRALLAVRSTG; translated from the coding sequence GTGGCGCTGGCCGAACTCGTCGATCTCTTTCTCGCCGATCTGCCGGAGCGCCTCGCCGCGATCAGGGCGGCGACTGAGCGTGCCGACGCCCCGGCACTTGCGCTGCACGCTCACGCACTGCGCAGCAGCGCTGGCAACTTCGGCGCGGAGGCCCTCGACCGCATCTGCGCGCTGCTGGAGCAGGCCGGCCGCGACCACGCGACCGAGAAGGCGTGCGCGACGCTCGTCGAACTGGCCGATGAGGCCGAGCGAGTGCGCCGCGCCCTGCTCGCGGTGCGATCGACCGGCTGA
- a CDS encoding acyl-CoA dehydrogenase family protein: protein MDFGFSEEQEMLRDAAKRFLADNCSTKFVRQMMAHETAHDQAFWRKIVDLGWPGLLIPEQYGGQGGTFLDMTVIAEEVGKALIPGPFFAAALLGAPILIEAGSEAQKNELLPKMAKGEYIATVAVAEAAGRFDAGGVELKATKKGADYALSGEKFFVPDAHVADCIVVAARSGGGGENGVTLLAVPAREKGVTVTQLKTVDMTRRLCHVKFDNVTVPGANLLGKEGHGWAPLRRTLDVATAALSAEMVGTAQKALDIAVDYAKTRVQFGKPIGSFQAVKHKCVDMMVAVENARSLTYYACWTVDERLAEAATAVPMAKAYASDMAKNVTSEAIQVHGGIGFTWEHDMHLYHRRALAGEANFGNAPIHRETVAKSLLA from the coding sequence TTGGACTTCGGATTTTCAGAAGAGCAAGAGATGCTGCGCGACGCGGCCAAGCGCTTCCTGGCCGACAACTGTTCAACCAAGTTCGTCCGCCAGATGATGGCGCATGAGACCGCTCACGACCAGGCCTTCTGGCGCAAGATCGTCGATCTGGGCTGGCCCGGGCTGCTCATCCCCGAGCAATACGGCGGCCAGGGCGGCACCTTTCTCGACATGACGGTGATCGCCGAGGAAGTCGGCAAAGCGCTCATCCCGGGGCCGTTCTTTGCCGCCGCACTGCTCGGTGCGCCGATCCTTATCGAGGCCGGCTCCGAGGCGCAGAAGAATGAACTGCTGCCCAAGATGGCTAAGGGTGAGTACATCGCCACCGTCGCCGTCGCCGAGGCCGCCGGGCGCTTCGACGCCGGCGGGGTCGAGCTTAAGGCCACGAAAAAGGGCGCCGACTACGCGCTTTCGGGCGAGAAGTTCTTCGTGCCCGACGCCCACGTCGCCGATTGTATAGTGGTCGCCGCCCGCAGCGGCGGCGGCGGTGAGAACGGTGTGACGCTGCTCGCGGTGCCGGCCAGGGAGAAGGGCGTCACGGTCACGCAGCTGAAAACAGTCGATATGACGCGCCGGCTGTGCCACGTCAAATTCGACAACGTCACCGTGCCCGGCGCCAACCTGCTTGGCAAGGAAGGCCATGGATGGGCTCCGCTGCGCCGCACACTGGACGTCGCGACTGCGGCGCTGTCGGCCGAGATGGTCGGCACGGCGCAGAAGGCGCTCGACATCGCGGTGGACTACGCCAAGACTCGCGTGCAGTTTGGCAAGCCCATCGGCTCCTTCCAAGCGGTCAAGCACAAGTGTGTGGACATGATGGTCGCGGTCGAAAACGCGCGCTCGCTGACCTACTACGCCTGCTGGACGGTGGATGAGAGGCTCGCCGAGGCGGCCACCGCAGTGCCGATGGCCAAGGCGTACGCTTCCGACATGGCCAAGAACGTGACCAGCGAGGCGATCCAGGTGCATGGCGGAATCGGCTTCACCTGGGAGCACGACATGCACCTGTACCATCGCCGCGCGCTGGCCGGCGAGGCCAACTTTGGCAACGCGCCGATCCATCGCGAGACCGTCGCGAAGTCGCTGCTCGCGTAG
- a CDS encoding sigma-54 dependent transcriptional regulator codes for MTQRILIVEDNPVDLRLFEQALSSAEREVVSCADGRAALAAFEKHAADVVVSDIVMPNMEGTELLRELHRRVPGLPVILVTRYGSIAAAVAAMRAGAFDYVTKPVEIFELQTRVARALERSQLRRENATLRQELAAGFGPESVVAESAHSRALMELVRRIAASDATVLIQGESGTGKELIARLVHYWSDRVGRPFVAVNCKAFAESVLESELFGHEKGAFTGAIAARQGCFERASGGTLLLDEIGDISPEFQAKLLRVLQEGEVLRVGGAEPRRINVRVVAATNTALKDKVAAGSFREDLYFRLNVIPIVLAALRERREDILPLARHFLERFAARAGRHMTLGPDAESMLLEHSWPGNVRELENAIERAVVLTRADVIGAGDLMLDRVGGALHRGEAASTQPPPDPPRPAASAADNDSNHRTSAREIHDVSLTEYLDKAAGERIAQALAKAKGNRAEAARNLGIGRATLYRFMRRLGNEHSYPRRDNDSNGAR; via the coding sequence ATGACCCAGCGAATACTGATCGTCGAAGACAATCCGGTCGATCTGCGCCTGTTCGAGCAGGCGCTGAGCAGCGCCGAGCGCGAAGTGGTGAGTTGCGCCGACGGACGCGCGGCGCTGGCGGCGTTTGAGAAGCACGCGGCCGACGTCGTGGTCTCGGACATCGTGATGCCCAACATGGAGGGCACCGAGCTGCTGCGCGAGCTGCATCGGCGCGTGCCCGGGCTGCCGGTCATCCTGGTCACCCGCTACGGCAGCATCGCCGCTGCGGTGGCCGCGATGCGTGCGGGAGCGTTCGACTATGTGACCAAGCCGGTCGAGATCTTCGAACTTCAGACCCGGGTCGCGCGCGCGCTCGAGCGCAGCCAGCTGCGGCGCGAGAACGCAACCCTGCGCCAGGAGCTGGCCGCCGGCTTCGGTCCCGAAAGCGTGGTCGCCGAGAGCGCGCACAGCCGCGCGCTGATGGAGTTGGTGCGGCGCATCGCGGCCAGTGACGCCACCGTGCTCATCCAGGGCGAGAGCGGCACCGGCAAGGAACTGATCGCGCGCTTGGTGCACTACTGGAGCGACCGAGTGGGACGCCCTTTCGTCGCAGTCAACTGCAAAGCTTTCGCCGAGAGCGTGCTCGAGAGCGAACTCTTCGGACATGAGAAGGGCGCCTTCACAGGCGCGATCGCAGCGCGCCAGGGATGCTTCGAGCGGGCTTCGGGCGGCACCCTGCTGCTCGACGAGATCGGCGACATCAGCCCCGAGTTCCAAGCCAAGCTGCTGCGCGTGCTCCAGGAAGGCGAGGTGCTGCGGGTGGGCGGTGCGGAGCCGCGCCGAATCAACGTGCGGGTGGTGGCGGCGACCAACACCGCGCTCAAGGACAAGGTCGCCGCGGGCAGCTTCCGCGAGGATCTCTACTTCCGGCTCAACGTAATCCCGATCGTGCTCGCTGCTCTGCGCGAGCGGCGCGAGGATATCCTGCCACTGGCGCGCCATTTTCTTGAGCGCTTCGCCGCGCGCGCCGGCCGCCATATGACGCTTGGGCCCGACGCGGAGTCGATGCTGCTTGAGCACTCGTGGCCGGGCAACGTGCGCGAGCTCGAAAACGCCATCGAGCGCGCGGTGGTGCTGACTCGCGCCGACGTAATCGGCGCCGGCGACCTGATGCTCGATCGCGTCGGCGGCGCGCTGCATCGCGGCGAGGCCGCCTCGACCCAACCGCCGCCCGACCCACCCAGGCCAGCAGCGAGCGCCGCCGACAATGACAGCAATCACCGGACCTCCGCGCGCGAAATCCACGACGTGAGTCTGACTGAATATCTCGACAAGGCCGCGGGCGAACGAATCGCACAAGCCCTGGCCAAGGCCAAAGGCAACCGGGCCGAGGCCGCACGCAACCTCGGAATCGGGCGCGCCACGCTGTACCGCTTCATGCGCCGCCTAGGCAACGAACACAGCTATCCGCGGCGCGACAACGACTCCAACGGGGCGCGCTAG
- a CDS encoding thiamine pyrophosphate-dependent dehydrogenase E1 component subunit alpha, with amino-acid sequence MDLGKDLLLDMYRSMQRIRQFESRVRDLALANELPGFVHVSIGEEASATGVCAALRKTDRITSTHRGHGHLIAKGGKLAQMMAELYGKREGYCKGKGGSMHIVDFSLGILGANGIVGAGLPISVGSALAAQIAGRDDVTACFFGDGASNEGTFHESLNLAAIWKLPVVFVCENNGFGEFTPMATVTSVKDIATRAQAYAIPGYIVDGNDVLEVYRYASEAVARARAGEGPTLLECKTYRWEGHVVGEQAFLGPNGYREEAEIEQWKKRCPIMRFEQFMLEGGKLSRGELDRITAETQRELEEAVEFARKAALPDPAEVTDDVFA; translated from the coding sequence ATGGACCTGGGCAAGGACCTTCTGCTCGACATGTACCGCTCGATGCAGCGGATTCGGCAGTTCGAGTCGCGCGTGCGCGACCTGGCGCTCGCCAACGAGCTGCCCGGCTTCGTTCACGTCTCGATCGGCGAGGAAGCCAGCGCGACCGGCGTGTGCGCGGCGCTGCGCAAGACCGACCGCATCACCTCGACCCATCGCGGCCACGGCCATCTCATCGCCAAGGGCGGCAAGCTGGCGCAGATGATGGCCGAGCTGTACGGCAAGCGCGAGGGCTACTGCAAAGGCAAGGGCGGTTCGATGCACATCGTGGACTTCTCGCTCGGCATTCTCGGCGCCAACGGCATCGTCGGCGCTGGACTGCCGATCTCGGTCGGCTCCGCGCTGGCGGCGCAGATCGCCGGGCGCGACGACGTAACCGCCTGCTTCTTCGGCGATGGCGCCTCCAACGAGGGCACCTTCCACGAATCGCTCAACCTCGCCGCGATCTGGAAGCTGCCGGTGGTCTTCGTCTGCGAGAACAACGGTTTCGGCGAATTCACCCCGATGGCGACCGTGACCTCGGTCAAGGACATCGCGACGCGCGCGCAAGCCTATGCGATCCCGGGCTATATCGTGGACGGCAACGACGTGCTCGAAGTTTACCGCTACGCGAGCGAAGCGGTTGCGCGGGCGCGCGCGGGCGAGGGTCCGACGCTGCTCGAATGCAAGACCTACCGATGGGAGGGGCACGTCGTCGGCGAGCAGGCATTCCTTGGCCCCAACGGCTACCGCGAGGAGGCCGAAATCGAGCAGTGGAAGAAGAGGTGCCCGATCATGCGCTTCGAGCAGTTCATGCTCGAAGGCGGCAAGCTGAGCCGCGGCGAACTGGACCGGATCACAGCCGAAACCCAACGCGAGCTGGAGGAGGCCGTTGAGTTCGCGCGCAAGGCCGCGCTGCCCGATCCCGCCGAGGTGACGGACGACGTGTTCGCCTGA
- a CDS encoding alpha-ketoacid dehydrogenase subunit beta, producing the protein MAQVSYIQAINQALDEEMARDPLTFVMGEDVVLAAFGATRGLFKKYGPNRVRNTPIAEAGFVGAAVGAAMAGTRPICEVEFASFFYCAMDQVCNQAAKLRYMSGGQARLPITFRCVYGAAGGAAAQHSETVYAQFLSVPGLKLAMPSSPSDAKGMLKSAIRDDNPVIVFEHLALGRLREEIPAGDHLVPLGKAAIKRPGDNVTLIAIGAMVPKALKVAEKLAADGVSVEVIDPRTLIPLDEDAILTSIGKTNRVVIADEGHLRGGAAADLVALIVEKGFDLLDAPPKRVTALDVPIPFSPPLEKAALPDEARIEAAVRELAGH; encoded by the coding sequence ATGGCCCAGGTGAGCTACATCCAGGCAATCAATCAGGCGCTCGACGAGGAGATGGCGCGCGATCCACTGACCTTCGTGATGGGCGAAGACGTGGTGCTGGCGGCCTTTGGCGCCACGCGCGGACTGTTCAAAAAGTACGGACCTAACCGCGTGCGCAATACGCCGATCGCCGAGGCCGGCTTCGTCGGCGCGGCGGTGGGCGCGGCGATGGCGGGGACGCGGCCGATCTGCGAAGTCGAGTTCGCGAGCTTCTTCTACTGCGCGATGGACCAGGTCTGTAACCAGGCCGCCAAGCTGCGCTACATGTCGGGCGGCCAGGCGCGGCTGCCAATCACCTTCCGCTGCGTGTACGGCGCGGCCGGCGGTGCCGCGGCCCAGCACTCGGAAACCGTCTACGCGCAGTTCCTCAGTGTGCCCGGGCTTAAGCTCGCGATGCCCTCGTCGCCCTCCGACGCGAAGGGCATGCTCAAGAGCGCGATCCGCGACGACAATCCGGTGATTGTTTTCGAGCACCTCGCGCTTGGGCGCTTGCGCGAGGAAATCCCGGCGGGCGACCACCTGGTGCCGCTCGGCAAGGCCGCGATCAAGCGCCCCGGCGACAACGTGACTCTGATCGCGATCGGGGCGATGGTCCCCAAGGCGCTCAAGGTGGCGGAGAAGCTTGCCGCCGACGGCGTCAGCGTCGAGGTCATCGATCCGCGCACGCTCATTCCGCTCGACGAGGACGCGATTCTCACTTCGATCGGAAAGACCAATCGGGTGGTGATTGCCGACGAAGGGCATCTGCGCGGCGGCGCGGCCGCCGATCTGGTGGCGCTGATAGTTGAAAAGGGTTTCGACCTGCTCGACGCGCCGCCCAAGCGGGTCACCGCGCTCGACGTTCCAATTCCGTTCAGTCCGCCGCTGGAAAAGGCCGCGCTGCCCGACGAGGCGCGCATCGAGGCTGCCGTGCGCGAACTGGCCGGGCATTGA
- a CDS encoding M20/M25/M40 family metallo-hydrolase: MRAIESDHHGYFIRTPRMPTRADLGRAGATLATFVLAVCVTIAAAAATAAPSPSPSAERAQQHAQPAQTSAPAPAQRTVPPASVSIDPSHKAARPEPPAPPEKPAPPGKGVAGARTPTPQPINWEKLTQEAAVLLSRYIRIDTTNPPGNELSAARMLREKFLADGIPATVWEPAPGRGVVAARLRGIGKDTKAIVLLSHMDVVPADPKQWRVPPFSGEVKDGEIWGRGAIDDKGPSVIELMAMLAIKRSGILLNRDILFVATGDEEEGGRNGAGWFVEHQKKIYADAGYLLNEGGGITLSPGGHRFYAVSIAEKTPMWIRLTAQGQAGHAAVPPDATALTHLVAALERLIAYRPPIRIINPVSDYFRAIAKLDGGPHEFNNLVLSLRKHAWRRDFLANARYNAMVRDTIAPTVLGASDKTNVISATAWAEVDCRLLPGEDPAGFLDKIQRVINDDTIKVDVLLNFPAVSSPRRSILMNAIDSVAWRDNRTTVVPTMIAGFTDSHYFRAQHVISYGFIPIELTAAQERTVHGVNERIEVKQLGDGIRRMVELLRFVGGS, translated from the coding sequence GTGAGAGCGATCGAATCCGACCATCACGGCTATTTCATTCGCACGCCGCGGATGCCCACACGCGCGGATCTTGGCCGCGCGGGTGCGACGTTGGCTACGTTCGTGCTCGCGGTCTGCGTGACAATTGCGGCCGCGGCGGCCACCGCGGCGCCGTCACCGTCGCCGTCGGCCGAGCGAGCACAGCAGCACGCGCAGCCGGCGCAGACGTCTGCACCGGCGCCCGCCCAGCGGACTGTGCCGCCGGCATCCGTCTCCATCGACCCGTCGCACAAGGCCGCACGGCCGGAGCCGCCAGCGCCGCCAGAGAAGCCCGCACCGCCGGGCAAGGGCGTGGCCGGCGCCCGGACGCCGACCCCTCAACCGATCAACTGGGAGAAGCTGACCCAGGAAGCCGCCGTGCTGCTCTCGCGCTACATCCGGATCGATACCACCAACCCGCCCGGCAACGAGCTGAGCGCGGCGCGGATGCTTCGCGAGAAGTTCCTCGCCGACGGAATTCCGGCCACGGTATGGGAACCGGCGCCGGGGCGCGGCGTGGTAGCGGCGCGCCTGCGCGGAATCGGCAAGGACACTAAGGCGATAGTGCTGCTCAGTCACATGGACGTGGTTCCCGCCGATCCCAAGCAGTGGAGGGTCCCGCCGTTTTCGGGCGAGGTAAAGGACGGCGAGATCTGGGGGCGCGGCGCGATCGACGACAAGGGGCCGAGCGTAATCGAGCTGATGGCGATGCTGGCGATCAAGCGCTCCGGCATTCTGCTCAACCGCGACATCCTGTTCGTCGCCACCGGCGACGAGGAAGAGGGCGGGCGCAACGGCGCGGGATGGTTCGTCGAGCACCAGAAGAAAATCTACGCGGACGCCGGCTATCTGCTCAACGAAGGCGGCGGGATCACGCTATCGCCGGGGGGCCATCGCTTTTACGCGGTTTCGATCGCGGAGAAGACGCCGATGTGGATTCGGCTGACCGCCCAGGGACAGGCCGGACACGCCGCAGTGCCGCCCGACGCCACCGCGCTGACTCATCTGGTCGCCGCACTCGAGCGGCTCATCGCGTACCGCCCGCCGATACGCATCATCAATCCGGTGAGCGATTACTTTCGTGCGATCGCAAAGCTCGACGGCGGGCCGCACGAATTCAACAACCTCGTGCTTTCGCTCCGCAAGCACGCGTGGCGGCGCGACTTTCTGGCCAACGCACGCTACAACGCAATGGTCCGCGACACCATCGCACCTACGGTGCTTGGCGCGAGCGACAAGACCAACGTGATCTCGGCCACCGCGTGGGCCGAGGTCGACTGCCGCCTGCTGCCGGGTGAGGACCCCGCCGGGTTTCTCGACAAGATCCAACGCGTGATCAACGACGACACCATCAAGGTTGACGTGCTGCTCAATTTTCCGGCGGTGTCTTCGCCGCGCCGCTCGATCCTGATGAACGCGATTGATTCGGTCGCATGGCGCGACAACCGCACGACCGTGGTGCCCACGATGATCGCAGGCTTTACTGACAGCCACTATTTTCGCGCCCAGCACGTCATCTCCTACGGTTTCATCCCGATCGAACTGACTGCGGCGCAGGAGCGCACCGTGCACGGCGTCAACGAGCGCATCGAGGTCAAACAGCTGGGCGACGGGATCCGGCGCATGGTTGAATTGCTGCGCTTTGTAGGCGGAAGCTGA
- a CDS encoding FIST N-terminal domain-containing protein — MVNAGVGYSVSNNPKVAAAEATQRAMRQAGLHHAAGALCFATTAHGAAFTSVMRTVAVEARTRDVAGCSSAGVIAAEHEIESGPAVAVIVFGGTSLSAKRIFVPSLRGRPREVAAELAAAVRPALGPNNLLCLFADTYNMEPDALLSALVRELPGVPVVGGGASEDGSIGETFQFCGDTVSSNAVSGMLLTGDFELNVAATQACTPLGATHLVTAVRDNILVELDGRRAFDVFAEAAGPLAQDLPRAAAFIFLGIPLEPGAERMARGSYLVRNIVGASAEHGVLAVAHRPRIGDRVGFVLRNGERAREDLKDTLEELKERTEAAPPVFGLYFDCVSRGAGLYNIPDHDSAYIARYLGHLPVAGFFTGFEVGPLGAHPGMLQYSGVLALVSEKRA; from the coding sequence ATGGTCAACGCGGGAGTCGGATACTCGGTCTCGAACAATCCCAAGGTCGCCGCCGCCGAGGCCACCCAAAGGGCGATGCGCCAGGCCGGGCTGCATCATGCGGCCGGTGCGCTGTGCTTTGCGACCACCGCCCACGGCGCGGCCTTTACCTCGGTGATGCGCACGGTCGCGGTCGAGGCGCGCACCCGCGACGTCGCCGGATGCTCTAGCGCGGGCGTGATCGCGGCCGAACACGAGATCGAATCTGGGCCCGCGGTGGCGGTGATCGTGTTCGGGGGCACGTCGCTCAGCGCCAAGCGGATCTTCGTCCCCTCGCTGCGTGGGCGGCCGCGCGAGGTCGCCGCAGAGCTGGCCGCAGCGGTGCGTCCAGCGCTCGGCCCCAACAACCTGCTCTGCCTGTTCGCCGACACCTACAACATGGAGCCGGACGCGCTGTTGAGCGCGCTTGTGCGCGAGCTTCCCGGCGTGCCGGTGGTCGGCGGCGGCGCCAGCGAAGACGGCTCGATTGGCGAGACCTTCCAGTTCTGCGGCGACACGGTGAGCTCCAACGCGGTGTCGGGGATGCTGCTCACGGGCGATTTCGAGCTCAATGTCGCCGCCACACAGGCCTGCACGCCGCTTGGCGCGACCCATCTTGTCACTGCCGTGCGCGACAATATCCTCGTCGAGCTGGATGGCCGGCGCGCTTTCGACGTCTTCGCCGAGGCGGCCGGGCCGCTCGCCCAGGACCTCCCGCGCGCGGCCGCCTTCATCTTTCTCGGCATTCCGCTCGAGCCCGGCGCCGAGCGGATGGCGCGCGGGAGCTACCTGGTGCGCAACATCGTCGGCGCCAGCGCCGAGCACGGCGTGCTCGCGGTCGCCCATCGCCCACGCATCGGCGACCGGGTCGGCTTCGTGCTGCGCAACGGCGAGCGCGCACGCGAGGATCTCAAGGACACGCTCGAGGAACTGAAGGAGCGCACGGAGGCGGCGCCGCCGGTCTTTGGATTATATTTCGATTGCGTGTCGCGCGGTGCCGGGCTCTACAACATTCCCGATCACGACTCGGCCTACATCGCGCGCTACCTCGGCCATCTGCCGGTGGCCGGCTTCTTCACCGGCTTCGAGGTCGGTCCACTCGGCGCGCATCCGGGGATGCTCCAGTACTCGGGCGTGCTCGCGCTGGTTTCGGAAAAGCGCGCCTAG
- the nth gene encoding endonuclease III: MLPDRNWVRNLPPHPRTRPTPPPLTRATVGRAIRILRREAKGWRAPVIALEAAERGDPFRTLIGCILSLRTRDETTAEAAPRLFARADTPQAMLALGERAIERLIYPVGFYRTKAAVIVGICRQLLERFNRRVPDTIEALVTLKGVGRKTANLVVTQAYGKPGICVDIHVHRISNRWGLIRTRTPEQSETALRAALPRRYWIEYNSLLVAFGQTICQPVSPWCSRCPVEHLCPRIDVARAR, from the coding sequence ATGTTGCCCGACCGCAACTGGGTGCGCAACCTGCCGCCCCATCCACGCACCCGCCCCACGCCGCCGCCGCTGACCCGCGCCACGGTCGGCCGCGCAATTCGTATCCTGCGCCGGGAGGCAAAGGGATGGCGCGCGCCGGTCATCGCGCTGGAGGCGGCCGAGCGCGGCGACCCCTTCCGCACGCTCATCGGGTGCATCTTAAGCCTCAGGACCAGGGACGAAACCACCGCCGAGGCCGCGCCGCGGCTGTTCGCCCGCGCCGATACGCCGCAGGCAATGCTGGCGCTGGGCGAGCGCGCGATCGAGCGACTGATCTATCCGGTCGGCTTCTACCGCACCAAGGCCGCGGTTATCGTCGGGATATGCCGCCAGCTGCTGGAGCGTTTCAACAGGCGCGTACCGGACACCATCGAGGCGCTGGTGACCCTCAAAGGGGTCGGGCGCAAAACTGCCAACCTGGTCGTCACCCAGGCCTACGGCAAGCCCGGAATCTGCGTCGATATCCACGTCCATCGGATATCCAACCGATGGGGCCTTATCAGGACGCGGACCCCCGAGCAGAGTGAAACGGCGCTGCGAGCCGCGCTGCCGCGCCGCTATTGGATCGAATACAACAGTCTGCTGGTGGCCTTCGGTCAGACCATCTGCCAACCTGTCTCGCCGTGGTGCTCGCGATGTCCGGTCGAGCATCTGTGCCCTCGAATCGACGTGGCGCGCGCGCGCTGA
- a CDS encoding dihydrolipoamide acetyltransferase family protein — translation MAVEVIMPKFGLTMHEGTIQRYFKAPGDQVRAGEPVYEVETEKVLYEVEAPAGGTLAAVLFAEGATVECGTVVAVIAEPNEDIRAVAARYADGAPASTPADNAAAPSAAAPAPSEDGGGRRAASPVARKLAAELGVELAGVVGTGPGGRITREDVERAATAARSTSTAAAAPARAGAPAQQPAGTAGAPAVPAKPTVRTLPMRGMRKTIAERMTQSLRESAQLTITTEADVSAAVELRERLVRQFDCTYTDMLIQAAARALRRHPRMNARLAEDAIVILSEVNIGMAVALEDGLIVPVVKEADRRELREIAGATRELGERARGGKLRLEDVSGATFTITNLGTYGVDAFTPIINPGETGILGVGRIVEKPVIHRGEIARRSMMTLSLTFDHRIIDGAPAAQFLQSVIEILNFGER, via the coding sequence ATGGCCGTTGAAGTGATCATGCCCAAGTTCGGGCTGACGATGCACGAAGGCACGATCCAGCGCTACTTCAAGGCGCCGGGCGATCAGGTGCGGGCCGGCGAGCCGGTGTACGAAGTCGAAACCGAGAAGGTGCTCTACGAGGTCGAGGCGCCTGCCGGCGGCACGCTCGCCGCGGTGCTGTTCGCGGAGGGCGCCACGGTGGAGTGCGGCACGGTGGTCGCGGTGATTGCCGAACCGAACGAGGACATTCGCGCGGTGGCGGCGCGCTACGCGGATGGCGCGCCGGCGTCCACTCCCGCCGACAACGCGGCGGCGCCCAGCGCCGCCGCGCCTGCGCCGTCGGAGGACGGCGGCGGGCGACGTGCAGCTAGCCCGGTCGCGCGCAAGCTCGCCGCTGAGCTCGGTGTCGAGCTTGCGGGCGTCGTCGGCACCGGCCCCGGCGGGCGGATAACGCGCGAGGACGTGGAGCGCGCGGCGACTGCCGCGCGCTCCACGTCCACCGCGGCGGCGGCACCCGCGCGCGCCGGCGCGCCCGCGCAGCAGCCGGCTGGGACGGCCGGCGCGCCGGCCGTCCCAGCCAAGCCGACCGTGCGCACGCTCCCGATGCGCGGGATGCGCAAGACCATCGCCGAGCGTATGACGCAGAGTCTGCGCGAGAGCGCCCAGCTCACCATCACCACCGAGGCCGACGTGAGCGCGGCGGTCGAGCTGCGCGAGCGGCTGGTGCGCCAGTTCGACTGCACCTACACGGACATGCTCATCCAGGCCGCCGCCCGAGCGCTAAGACGCCATCCGCGGATGAACGCGCGCCTGGCCGAGGACGCGATTGTCATTCTGTCCGAGGTGAACATCGGGATGGCGGTGGCATTGGAGGACGGCTTGATCGTGCCGGTGGTGAAAGAGGCCGACCGCAGGGAACTGCGTGAGATTGCCGGCGCCACACGCGAGCTCGGCGAGCGGGCGCGCGGCGGCAAACTGCGCCTGGAGGACGTGAGCGGCGCGACTTTCACGATCACCAACCTCGGCACCTACGGCGTCGACGCCTTTACCCCGATTATCAATCCGGGCGAGACCGGCATCCTCGGCGTCGGCCGCATCGTCGAGAAGCCGGTCATCCATCGCGGCGAGATCGCGCGGCGCTCGATGATGACGCTGAGTCTGACCTTCGACCATCGAATCATCGACGGGGCGCCCGCCGCACAATTCCTCCAAAGCGTGATCGAAATCCTCAACTTCGGCGAGCGCTAG
- a CDS encoding glucose 1-dehydrogenase, whose amino-acid sequence MGELDGKVAVVTGASRGIGRAAAERLAEAGAAVVVNYATSAEEAHAVAAAIGSRGGVALAIQADIADLADIRRLFRETIERLGRLDILVANAGYACFKPMAETTEEDFDHTYRVNAKGTYFCLQEALRHMADGGRVVCVSTIGTLLNVPGGSCYFGSKAAVEQFCRTLAKEVGPRGITVNLVSPGFVETRMLLANLGPEARRDFVEMTPLRRLGRPEDIAKLIYFIVSEQGGWINRQNIAADGGIVSR is encoded by the coding sequence ATGGGCGAATTGGATGGCAAGGTAGCGGTCGTAACGGGCGCCTCGCGCGGCATCGGGCGAGCCGCAGCGGAACGGCTAGCAGAGGCCGGAGCTGCCGTGGTGGTCAATTACGCGACCAGTGCAGAGGAGGCGCATGCTGTAGCGGCGGCGATCGGCAGCCGGGGAGGCGTGGCGCTGGCAATCCAAGCTGACATCGCCGACCTCGCCGATATACGGCGGCTTTTTCGAGAAACCATTGAGCGGTTGGGAAGGCTCGATATTCTCGTCGCAAACGCAGGGTATGCGTGCTTCAAACCGATGGCGGAAACGACCGAGGAGGACTTCGATCACACCTACCGAGTCAACGCAAAGGGAACATATTTTTGTCTTCAGGAAGCGCTGCGGCACATGGCCGATGGCGGCAGGGTCGTATGTGTCTCGACGATTGGAACCCTCCTGAATGTTCCCGGGGGGAGCTGCTATTTCGGCAGCAAGGCTGCCGTGGAGCAATTTTGTCGGACGCTGGCCAAAGAGGTCGGCCCGCGCGGCATCACGGTCAACCTGGTCTCACCGGGCTTCGTTGAAACCAGAATGCTGCTCGCGAATCTCGGCCCGGAGGCGCGGCGGGATTTCGTCGAGATGACGCCGCTGCGCCGCCTTGGCCGGCCCGAGGACATCGCCAAGCTCATCTACTTCATCGTCAGCGAACAGGGCGGTTGGATCAATCGCCAGAATATCGCGGCTGACGGGGGAATAGTAAGTCGATAG